A portion of the Calothrix sp. 336/3 genome contains these proteins:
- a CDS encoding molybdopterin-binding protein: protein MPRKEQGWITFQASEEERQLLEELSQLSQRTKTEILRELVRGLSDNADGGRSMERSPQTTQSKRRHKNHDTPPTTPTETPKKFLKVSSRNILKGVVTKVIRGEVNSQVTLKVVHEVELTSIITTTSAEELGIEEGTDAYAVIKSNDIVIAKD from the coding sequence ATGCCTAGAAAAGAACAAGGATGGATTACTTTTCAAGCCTCAGAAGAAGAAAGACAACTTCTAGAGGAATTATCTCAGCTCTCGCAACGGACAAAGACGGAAATTTTGCGAGAACTTGTACGCGGCTTGAGTGACAATGCTGATGGAGGACGGAGCATGGAGCGATCGCCCCAAACAACCCAGAGTAAGCGACGTCATAAAAATCACGATACTCCCCCTACCACCCCTACAGAAACCCCGAAAAAATTCCTCAAAGTTAGCTCCAGAAATATACTCAAGGGAGTCGTAACTAAAGTCATCCGTGGAGAAGTGAATAGTCAGGTGACATTAAAGGTTGTTCATGAGGTGGAGTTGACTTCGATTATCACCACAACTTCTGCGGAAGAATTGGGAATTGAAGAAGGAACAGATGCTTACGCAGTCATCAAATCCAATGATATTGTGATTGCCAAGGATTAA
- a CDS encoding Uma2 family endonuclease, protein MVVQVGEAKASTELVITWEALPDDFQLENDPVDNIGQPLLAGALSESLEISGFIQPQMLIASNFGLCATLNGKFVVKAPDWLYIPSVLEVLADRKSYTPNLEGDVPAVVMEFLSDTDGAEYSSRRAFPPGKWFFYEQVLQVPIYVIFNSDGGLVEFHQLENGRYELQQPDENGRNWIDNLGLFLGTWQGTKEGRTGYWLRWWDEGGNLLPWSVELVEQERQRAEQERQRAEQESQRAEQERQQKERLITYLRSQGIDPDNLPLT, encoded by the coding sequence ATGGTCGTCCAGGTCGGTGAAGCTAAAGCATCAACAGAACTGGTGATAACTTGGGAAGCGTTGCCCGATGATTTCCAATTAGAGAACGATCCAGTGGATAATATAGGTCAGCCACTTTTGGCTGGAGCTTTGAGTGAAAGCCTTGAAATCAGTGGTTTCATTCAACCCCAAATGTTAATTGCCTCAAATTTTGGTCTTTGCGCTACCCTCAATGGTAAATTTGTTGTCAAAGCACCAGATTGGCTTTATATTCCCTCGGTTTTAGAAGTTTTAGCCGACCGTAAAAGTTATACACCCAATTTGGAAGGGGATGTACCTGCGGTGGTGATGGAATTTCTCTCAGATACCGATGGTGCAGAATATTCTTCTCGTAGAGCTTTCCCACCAGGAAAATGGTTTTTTTATGAGCAAGTTTTGCAGGTTCCGATTTATGTAATTTTTAATTCCGATGGTGGTTTAGTTGAATTCCATCAATTAGAAAATGGTCGTTATGAGTTGCAACAACCCGACGAAAATGGTCGTAATTGGATTGACAACCTGGGGCTATTTTTGGGAACCTGGCAAGGAACCAAAGAAGGTCGAACAGGTTATTGGTTACGATGGTGGGATGAAGGGGGTAATTTGTTACCTTGGAGTGTGGAGCTTGTAGAGCAAGAACGTCAGCGTGCGGAGCAGGAACGTCAACGTGCAGAGCAAGAAAGTCAACGTGCAGAGCAGGAACGTCAGCAGAAAGAACGGTTAATCACTTATTTACGCTCCCAAGGGATTGATCCAGATAATTTACCCCTGACTTGA
- a CDS encoding SUMF1/EgtB/PvdO family nonheme iron enzyme, with translation MILELSKSRLKQRIFRDFQDCRESAIALFAGMDAETFCQQIHPDFSPVGWHLGHIAYTESLWILERSAGLPCPFPEYRQLYAADGLPKSQRVKLPSLEETLHYLHTIRSKVLTYLEVTEIESQERLWRFLLQHESQHCETASFVLALIKAQQSKVHHPQSTVDSQEFTEMVKIPAGEFEMGSNSPDALDNERPQHKVYLDTYYIDKYPVTRGQYRQFIQGGGYADSRLWSDFGWYWLKHEQVNQPLYWDDDATMDAHPVCGVSWYEAEAYANFVGKRLPTEAEWEKASSWDRNQGISRIYPWGDDTPSHRYCNHHNHLGGTTPVNYYPEGQSSYGIYDTLGNVWEWTGSWFDGYEGFEFYPYIGYSQVYFDKQHRVLKGGSWVTRPWTMRCSFRNWYHPTTRQLFAGFRCVMS, from the coding sequence GTGATTTTAGAATTGAGCAAGTCTAGGTTAAAACAGAGGATTTTTCGAGATTTTCAAGATTGTCGAGAGTCCGCGATCGCGCTCTTTGCGGGTATGGATGCAGAGACTTTTTGCCAACAGATACATCCTGATTTTAGTCCTGTGGGCTGGCATTTGGGACACATCGCCTATACGGAGTCTTTGTGGATACTGGAACGTAGTGCGGGTTTACCCTGTCCTTTTCCCGAATATCGCCAATTATACGCTGCGGATGGTTTACCAAAATCCCAGCGAGTCAAATTACCTTCCCTTGAAGAAACACTACATTATCTCCATACTATCCGTAGCAAAGTTCTTACCTATTTAGAGGTGACTGAGATAGAATCCCAGGAGCGTTTGTGGCGTTTTTTACTTCAACACGAGAGTCAACACTGTGAAACTGCTAGTTTTGTCTTAGCTTTAATCAAGGCTCAACAGTCAAAAGTTCACCATCCGCAGTCAACAGTTGACAGTCAAGAATTCACCGAAATGGTGAAAATTCCGGCAGGTGAATTTGAGATGGGGAGTAATTCTCCAGATGCTTTAGACAATGAGCGACCCCAGCACAAAGTATATCTAGACACTTACTATATTGATAAATATCCGGTGACTCGCGGTCAATATCGCCAATTTATCCAAGGAGGAGGCTACGCAGATTCGCGGTTATGGTCAGACTTTGGATGGTATTGGTTAAAACACGAGCAGGTAAATCAGCCTTTGTACTGGGATGATGATGCAACTATGGATGCTCATCCGGTATGTGGTGTTAGCTGGTATGAAGCTGAAGCTTACGCCAATTTTGTGGGTAAAAGGCTACCAACGGAAGCAGAATGGGAAAAAGCCTCTAGTTGGGATAGGAACCAGGGTATAAGTAGAATTTATCCTTGGGGAGATGACACACCAAGTCACAGATATTGCAACCATCACAATCATCTGGGGGGAACGACTCCCGTGAATTACTATCCTGAGGGGCAAAGTAGCTATGGTATTTATGATACCCTCGGTAACGTTTGGGAGTGGACAGGAAGCTGGTTTGATGGCTACGAAGGTTTTGAATTTTATCCCTACATTGGTTATTCCCAAGTATATTTTGACAAGCAACACCGAGTATTAAAGGGGGGAAGTTGGGTGACTCGTCCCTGGACAATGCGATGTAGCTTTCGTAACTGGTATCATCCTACGACTAGACAGCTTTTTGCTGGTTTTCGCTGTGTCATGAGTTGA
- the egtC gene encoding ergothioneine biosynthesis protein EgtC → MCRLLAYLGSPILLQPLLYQPEHSLVVQSYQPQEMLSGVVNADGFGVGWYHTTKDTEPFIYRSTLPIWNDDNLPHLSRYIESQCLVGYVRSATPGQALDLSNSQPFQYQRLLFIHNGRIDKFRQTLYRPIREQLSDEIYQFVRGSTDSEHIFALLLALWQKQPEMTLEKALHTTLLTLTEMAAAYQTYAYVNVVISDGHRLVAARYGTKSPAPSLYWLQNGGNFPESIIIASEPLFPGDWQSFPENSIISVGEDSDFRIEQV, encoded by the coding sequence ATGTGTCGTTTACTTGCATATCTTGGTTCACCGATTCTTCTGCAACCACTTTTGTATCAACCAGAACACTCTCTTGTTGTTCAAAGTTACCAACCTCAGGAAATGCTTTCTGGAGTTGTGAATGCGGATGGATTTGGTGTTGGTTGGTACCATACCACTAAAGATACAGAACCCTTTATTTACAGAAGTACCCTACCAATTTGGAATGATGATAACTTACCACATCTGAGCCGTTATATCGAATCTCAGTGCTTAGTTGGCTATGTACGTAGTGCTACCCCAGGACAAGCATTAGATTTAAGTAATAGTCAACCATTTCAATATCAGCGTTTGCTGTTTATTCATAATGGCAGGATTGATAAATTTCGCCAAACCTTGTATCGACCAATTAGAGAGCAATTAAGTGATGAAATCTACCAGTTTGTTCGTGGTAGCACTGACTCGGAGCATATCTTTGCTTTGTTACTAGCCCTTTGGCAAAAACAACCAGAGATGACTCTAGAGAAAGCTTTGCACACAACTCTGCTCACCTTGACAGAGATGGCAGCAGCATATCAAACCTATGCCTATGTCAATGTTGTCATCAGTGATGGACATCGTTTAGTTGCGGCAAGGTATGGAACCAAATCCCCTGCACCCTCCCTTTATTGGCTACAAAATGGTGGTAATTTCCCGGAATCGATAATTATTGCTTCCGAACCTTTATTTCCAGGGGATTGGCAATCCTTCCCAGAAAACAGCATTATCAGTGTGGGAGAAGACAGTGATTTTAGAATTGAGCAAGTCTAG
- the egtD gene encoding L-histidine N(alpha)-methyltransferase yields the protein MTVSKELSSISQRLQVRHLLKDTRFQTESYGADVVQGLTQTPKTLPPRYFYDDWGSQLFEQICELPEYYVTRTETAILEKYAGEIAQVTGVCEIVELGSGSSTKTRLILDAYQAAGLPLYYLPIDVSAGILESSAKQLLVDYPTLRVQALAGTYEMALSQLGDAVLANRMICFLGSTLGNLNPQECDEFLSQITAALQLGEYFLLGVDLQKPKDILDAAYNDRQGVTAAFNLNMLTHVNRLYGGNFDVSQFTHWAFYNEDEQQIEMHLRSDRPQSIHFDALNLSVNFETDETIRTEISRKFNLEKIQQELKAKGLIPQHVWTDEQSWFGLILCQLQLS from the coding sequence ATGACTGTATCAAAAGAACTGAGTAGTATTTCCCAGCGTTTACAGGTGCGGCATTTACTCAAAGATACTCGATTTCAGACTGAAAGTTATGGTGCTGATGTGGTTCAAGGTTTGACACAAACACCAAAAACCTTACCCCCACGTTATTTTTATGATGATTGGGGTTCCCAGTTGTTTGAGCAGATTTGTGAGTTGCCTGAGTATTATGTGACACGTACAGAGACGGCAATTCTAGAAAAATATGCTGGAGAAATTGCCCAGGTGACGGGTGTTTGTGAGATTGTGGAGTTGGGTAGTGGTAGCTCAACGAAAACGCGACTGATTTTAGATGCTTATCAAGCTGCGGGTTTGCCGCTTTATTATCTGCCGATTGATGTGAGTGCGGGGATATTAGAAAGTAGTGCGAAACAATTATTAGTTGATTATCCGACTTTACGGGTACAAGCTTTGGCGGGAACCTATGAAATGGCTTTATCACAGTTAGGTGATGCAGTTTTAGCCAATAGGATGATTTGTTTTTTAGGCAGTACTCTCGGCAATTTAAATCCCCAGGAATGTGATGAGTTTTTATCACAAATTACGGCAGCTTTGCAGTTAGGTGAGTATTTTTTATTGGGGGTAGATTTGCAGAAACCCAAAGATATTTTAGATGCTGCTTATAACGATCGCCAGGGAGTGACAGCTGCATTTAACCTAAATATGCTCACCCATGTAAATCGCTTGTATGGTGGCAACTTTGATGTCTCACAGTTCACCCATTGGGCATTTTATAACGAAGACGAGCAGCAAATTGAGATGCATTTACGTAGCGATCGCCCCCAATCTATTCACTTCGATGCTCTCAACTTATCAGTAAACTTTGAGACTGATGAGACTATCCGTACGGAGATTTCTCGTAAGTTTAATTTAGAAAAGATTCAGCAAGAACTCAAAGCCAAAGGGCTGATTCCGCAACACGTCTGGACAGACGAGCAATCATGGTTTGGCTTGATATTGTGTCAATTGCAACTGAGTTAG